One window from the genome of Armatimonadota bacterium encodes:
- a CDS encoding cation diffusion facilitator family transporter, producing the protein MSKSETAIRRAGEEKRWVALTSVGAAVLLTSTKLVIGISTGSLGILSEAAHSGLDFVAAAITYFAVRVSDRPADADHTYGHGKVEALSALVETLLLLITCAWIIHEAVARLLFREVHVEATPWAFGVVLMSIVIDVSRSRALMRVAKKHNSQALEADALHFSTDVWSSTVVLVGLALVKYGELTHAGAGFQRADALAALGVAAIVIQVCFNLGRRTLDVLLDKAPAGLALEIEEAVREVDGVRGVHRLRLRRVGPDIFVDLVVSVESHTQLQRSHAIAESVEGEICRLSPGADVVVHVEPEPRAGESDIERIRDVAAGLGQTVHNVVLWEHSGKTHVDLHAELPDGMELGDAHDVADAMEQAIHEALPDVSSVTIHIEPREDRQGVTEDITAHSKSVISRVEAAAAAVGGVLECHDVSVLKTAQGHRVAMHCVFDASLSVSEVHRISSQLEERVQRTVPNVIRVTTHPEPLGK; encoded by the coding sequence ATGAGTAAAAGCGAAACCGCCATCCGCCGGGCCGGCGAGGAGAAGCGTTGGGTGGCGCTCACCTCGGTGGGCGCGGCCGTCCTGCTGACCTCCACAAAGCTGGTCATCGGTATCTCCACGGGGAGCCTCGGAATCCTGTCCGAGGCGGCGCACTCCGGCCTGGATTTTGTGGCGGCGGCGATCACGTATTTCGCCGTCCGGGTGTCGGACCGTCCGGCCGACGCGGACCATACCTATGGCCACGGCAAGGTTGAAGCGCTTTCCGCGCTCGTGGAAACGCTCCTGCTGCTGATCACCTGCGCGTGGATCATCCACGAAGCGGTGGCGCGCCTACTGTTCCGGGAGGTGCACGTCGAGGCGACGCCCTGGGCCTTCGGGGTCGTGCTGATGTCGATCGTCATCGACGTGTCGCGGTCGCGAGCCCTGATGCGCGTTGCGAAGAAGCACAACAGCCAGGCTCTGGAGGCGGACGCGCTCCATTTCAGTACGGACGTCTGGAGCTCCACCGTGGTGCTCGTCGGCCTCGCGCTGGTGAAATACGGCGAGTTGACGCATGCGGGCGCCGGGTTCCAGAGAGCGGACGCCCTGGCGGCCCTCGGAGTGGCCGCCATCGTGATCCAGGTGTGCTTCAATCTGGGGAGGCGGACGCTGGACGTGCTGCTGGACAAGGCGCCGGCCGGCCTGGCCCTCGAGATCGAGGAGGCTGTGAGGGAGGTTGACGGCGTGCGCGGGGTCCACAGGCTGCGCCTGAGGCGCGTTGGCCCGGACATCTTTGTGGACCTGGTCGTTTCGGTGGAATCGCATACGCAATTGCAGCGCAGCCATGCGATCGCGGAATCCGTTGAAGGCGAGATATGCAGGCTGTCTCCCGGAGCGGACGTCGTCGTTCACGTGGAGCCAGAGCCCCGCGCGGGCGAGTCCGACATTGAGCGCATCCGCGACGTGGCGGCGGGTCTGGGGCAGACGGTCCATAACGTCGTCCTTTGGGAGCACAGCGGGAAAACCCACGTTGACCTGCATGCTGAACTGCCGGATGGGATGGAGCTTGGAGACGCTCACGACGTCGCGGATGCGATGGAGCAGGCCATCCACGAGGCACTGCCGGATGTATCCTCGGTTACCATCCATATCGAGCCGCGCGAGGATCGTCAGGGGGTCACGGAGGACATTACGGCTCATTCCAAGAGCGTCATATCCCGCGTGGAGGCTGCCGCGGCCGCGGTTGGCGGCGTGCTGGAATGCCACGATGTGAGTGTCCTCAAGACGGCTCAGGGGCATCGGGTGGCGATGCACTGCGTGTTTGACGCGTCGCTGTCCGTGTCGGAAGTGCACCGGATTTCGTCACAGCTTGAGGAGAGAGTACAACGGACTGTTCCGAACGTTATCCGGGTAACCACACACCCGGAGCCGCTCGGAAAGTGA
- a CDS encoding glycoside hydrolase family 2 TIM barrel-domain containing protein — MNDWENPEALHLNKEAPHSTLIPYADTASAMLGTREASPFHQSLNGPWKFHWVGKPDDRPQGFQNADYGMKDWDTIPVPSCMEMEGYGVPIYTNITYPFPANPPFVDHNYDPVGSYRRDFRIPAGWAGRQVFIHFAGVQSFFYLWINGQYVGFSKDSMTPAEFNITPYLHEGMNTVAAQVFRWSDASYMEDQDVWRFSGIYRDVYLYSTPTVQIRDFRAVPDLDANYRNGIINFAAAVRNLGAADVQPYSVELTLLDASGKRVGPATLIQKQTGAIAKGVESAVAGTVTISKPRLWSAEDPYLYTTLVTLKDSAGKVLEVARCNTGFRKVEWKSGVFLVNGRPVKLKGVDRHEHDPDHGRAVPFERMVQDIEWMKRLNVNCVRTCHYPDDVKWLDLCDKYGIYVVSEANIETHGMGYEAPGTLAARPEWRASHVDRVTNMVERDKNHPSIIIWSLGNEAGHGDNFKAAADTVHALDSTRPVHYEGMNSVADIDSTMYPSVESIIARGKSANPKPFFMCEYAHVMGNSLGNFQEYWDAIEKYPGLIGGCIWEYIDQGLRRYTDGPATPDGKKPWVWAYGGDFDDQPNDGIFCIKGVISADREPYPKTWEVKKVYQYIAVEPEDLAKGLVKVTNKQFFTDLSAYDVHWSVTEDGRAIESGELPPLKIGPSTSGSLRIPMTAITAKPGAEYFLRVSFHLRADTVWAAKGYEVAWQQIKLPATAPATMAPVATLPNIVHHRDGDLDTLSGAEFSVSFRQSTGAIASLIYNGKTIIKDGGEASNGPALSVLRAFTDNDNWMRDSFFNAGLTVLQRRVRSFNIWPMADNAVEVAVSIDVIGAKGRGFTHTCVYTVLGNGAIVMDNTVEPLGDLPVLPRVGLQLALPKAFENVAWYGRGPWASYPDRKQSADIGLYAGTVTAQLVPNVRPQEDGAKEDVRWAALTDETGKGLLITADSHMMLTALHFTPEDLLRTSHLHLLRPREDVILNLDYAQMGLGNASCGPRPMRQYILNPGTFRFRWTLRPCDGDPVAEARVALPLTDAPAITRSATGTVTITSTTPGARIRFTRDGSLPTDASETYTAPFSFPGGALKAAVFADSRLPGADSMATFDVIEPTLEISRANWKVTADSVEPGEGAVANAIDGDDDTYWHTNWQTKPTGLPHQIVVDMGETLELIGFTCLPRQGMENGRIGRYEFYVSADGKDWGSAVATGAFPNTPDGRTVRFPRPVTARHIKLVALSEVNGNGFTSLADLNVLASKRIAR; from the coding sequence GTGAACGATTGGGAAAACCCCGAAGCGCTCCACCTCAATAAGGAAGCGCCCCACAGTACGCTTATCCCTTACGCCGACACCGCTTCGGCGATGCTCGGAACCCGGGAGGCGTCCCCGTTCCACCAGTCGCTCAACGGCCCGTGGAAATTCCACTGGGTGGGCAAACCGGACGACAGGCCGCAAGGCTTTCAAAATGCGGACTATGGGATGAAGGACTGGGACACCATTCCCGTGCCCTCCTGCATGGAAATGGAAGGCTACGGTGTCCCGATCTACACCAACATCACCTATCCTTTCCCGGCGAACCCGCCTTTCGTGGATCACAACTACGATCCGGTGGGCTCCTACCGCCGAGATTTTCGCATCCCCGCCGGTTGGGCCGGACGCCAGGTTTTCATCCATTTCGCGGGCGTGCAGTCGTTCTTCTACCTCTGGATCAACGGTCAGTACGTGGGTTTCAGCAAGGACAGCATGACCCCTGCGGAGTTCAACATCACACCGTATCTGCACGAAGGAATGAACACCGTTGCCGCGCAGGTCTTTCGATGGTCCGACGCCAGTTACATGGAAGACCAGGACGTGTGGCGCTTCAGCGGCATTTACCGCGATGTCTACCTGTATTCGACCCCGACAGTCCAAATCCGCGATTTTCGTGCGGTCCCTGACCTGGATGCGAATTACCGCAATGGGATCATCAACTTCGCCGCGGCAGTGCGCAACCTCGGCGCCGCGGACGTGCAGCCATACTCCGTTGAGCTGACCCTCCTGGACGCGTCCGGCAAGCGGGTTGGCCCCGCCACCCTTATCCAGAAGCAGACCGGCGCCATCGCCAAAGGCGTTGAAAGCGCTGTGGCTGGAACCGTTACCATCTCGAAGCCTCGCCTCTGGTCCGCGGAAGATCCGTACCTCTACACCACGCTGGTCACGCTCAAAGACTCCGCCGGAAAGGTTCTGGAAGTGGCCCGCTGCAATACCGGCTTCCGCAAGGTGGAATGGAAATCCGGCGTCTTCCTCGTCAACGGCCGCCCCGTCAAACTGAAGGGCGTTGACCGCCACGAGCACGATCCCGACCACGGGCGCGCCGTGCCGTTCGAACGCATGGTGCAGGACATCGAATGGATGAAGCGCCTCAACGTCAACTGCGTGCGCACGTGCCATTATCCGGACGACGTCAAGTGGCTGGACCTCTGCGACAAGTACGGCATCTACGTCGTCAGCGAGGCCAATATCGAGACGCACGGCATGGGCTACGAAGCGCCTGGCACGCTGGCGGCGCGGCCGGAGTGGCGCGCGTCACACGTGGATCGCGTGACGAATATGGTCGAGCGCGACAAGAACCACCCGAGCATCATCATTTGGTCGCTCGGCAACGAAGCCGGCCATGGCGACAACTTCAAGGCCGCCGCCGACACCGTTCATGCCCTGGATTCCACGCGTCCCGTCCATTATGAAGGCATGAACTCGGTGGCGGACATCGACAGCACGATGTACCCCTCCGTGGAGAGCATCATCGCCCGCGGCAAATCCGCCAACCCCAAGCCGTTCTTCATGTGCGAGTACGCCCACGTAATGGGCAACTCTCTGGGCAATTTCCAGGAATACTGGGACGCCATCGAAAAATACCCCGGCCTCATAGGCGGCTGCATCTGGGAATACATCGACCAGGGCCTTCGACGCTACACCGACGGGCCGGCTACCCCGGACGGCAAGAAGCCGTGGGTCTGGGCGTACGGCGGCGACTTCGACGACCAACCCAACGACGGCATCTTCTGCATCAAGGGCGTGATCTCCGCCGACCGGGAACCCTATCCCAAGACCTGGGAGGTCAAGAAAGTCTACCAGTACATCGCCGTGGAACCGGAGGACCTGGCGAAGGGCCTCGTGAAGGTCACGAATAAGCAGTTCTTCACGGACCTGAGCGCCTACGACGTCCACTGGAGCGTTACCGAGGACGGCCGTGCCATCGAATCGGGAGAGCTGCCACCCTTGAAGATAGGGCCGTCCACATCCGGAAGCTTGCGGATTCCGATGACCGCGATCACCGCAAAGCCGGGAGCGGAATACTTCCTCCGCGTGAGTTTCCACCTGCGCGCCGATACGGTCTGGGCGGCCAAGGGCTATGAAGTCGCGTGGCAGCAGATCAAGCTGCCGGCGACCGCCCCCGCGACAATGGCGCCGGTCGCCACTCTGCCCAACATCGTTCACCATAGAGATGGCGACTTGGATACCCTTTCCGGCGCCGAGTTCAGCGTTTCGTTCCGCCAGTCCACCGGCGCCATCGCTTCACTGATCTACAACGGCAAAACGATTATCAAGGACGGCGGCGAGGCCTCCAACGGCCCCGCGCTCAGCGTTCTGCGGGCGTTCACCGACAACGACAACTGGATGCGCGATTCCTTCTTCAACGCGGGCCTGACCGTCCTCCAGCGCCGCGTTCGCTCATTCAACATCTGGCCGATGGCGGACAACGCGGTTGAAGTGGCCGTCAGCATCGATGTGATCGGCGCGAAAGGACGGGGCTTCACGCATACCTGCGTTTACACCGTCCTCGGCAACGGTGCGATCGTGATGGACAACACGGTTGAGCCGCTGGGTGATCTGCCGGTCCTGCCGCGCGTCGGCCTGCAGCTCGCGTTACCCAAAGCCTTCGAGAACGTCGCCTGGTACGGTCGCGGCCCGTGGGCATCCTATCCGGACCGCAAGCAGAGCGCGGACATCGGGCTGTATGCCGGTACGGTGACCGCTCAGCTCGTTCCAAACGTCCGTCCCCAGGAGGACGGCGCGAAGGAGGACGTCCGCTGGGCGGCGCTTACGGACGAGACCGGAAAGGGCCTTCTGATAACGGCGGACAGCCATATGATGCTGACCGCGCTGCATTTCACGCCAGAGGATTTGCTCCGAACGTCGCACCTGCACCTCCTGCGCCCGCGCGAAGACGTGATCCTCAATCTGGATTACGCGCAGATGGGCCTGGGCAACGCCAGTTGCGGCCCGCGCCCGATGAGGCAGTACATCCTCAACCCCGGCACATTCCGGTTCCGCTGGACCCTGCGCCCGTGCGACGGCGATCCCGTGGCGGAAGCCCGGGTCGCGCTGCCTCTCACGGACGCGCCCGCAATCACCAGGTCGGCCACCGGCACGGTGACGATCACCTCGACGACCCCGGGGGCGCGTATTCGGTTCACCCGCGACGGCTCATTGCCGACGGACGCCTCAGAGACGTACACGGCTCCATTCTCATTCCCGGGAGGCGCTTTGAAGGCCGCCGTTTTTGCGGATAGCCGTCTTCCGGGCGCGGACTCAATGGCGACATTTGACGTGATCGAGCCCACGCTGGAAATCTCCCGCGCCAACTGGAAGGTAACCGCGGATTCCGTTGAGCCGGGCGAGGGCGCCGTCGCGAATGCCATCGATGGCGACGACGACACGTATTGGCACACGAACTGGCAAACGAAGCCCACGGGCCTGCCGCATCAGATCGTCGTGGATATGGGCGAAACGCTGGAACTCATCGGGTTCACCTGCCTGCCCCGTCAGGGGATGGAGAACGGGCGCATCGGGCGTTACGAGTTCTATGTGAGCGCGGATGGCAAAGACTGGGGCAGCGCGGTTGCCACCGGCGCGTTTCCGAACACCCCGGACGGCCGGACGGTGCGCTTCCCCAGGCCGGTCACGGCCCGCCACATCAAACTGGTGGCGCTGAGCGAAGTGAACGGAAACGGGTTCACTTCGCTGGCCGACCTCAACGTCCTGGCGTCGAAGAGGATCGCCCGGTGA
- a CDS encoding DUF4965 domain-containing protein has protein sequence MLITKRLAVCAALAVSIPAWGQTAFRPPSVPLVANNPFLSIWSSADRLTDATTVHWTNRAQPLSSIIKVDGKSFRLMGADPENVEAMPQVGLEVTPTRTIYRFATEQVDVTLTFLTASLPDDLEVFARPLTYLTWKVRSIDGQSHAVSLFDSTSTLLAVNTPREAVGIERGMAGSLSWLRAGTDSQPVLRSSGDDHRIDWGYVYVASAIGQGEKAVAGGSQAIMSDFTGSPITFNENGRQPTDPNQTALAFAFDLGKVSAEPVTRQVILAYDEIYSIRYFGTKLRPYWRRNGATPEGLLRTAYKEFPGIEKRCVEFDRDITADAERLGGAKYAQLCALAYRQSLAACGIAADAKKQPLYFPKENSSNGCIATVDVIYPGSPLLLLVSPSLLKAQLTPVLDYAASPRWKWSFAPHDLGTYPIAGGQVYGGGERTEENQMPVEESGDMLLMIAGLAKTDGNARYAGAYWPTLTKWANYLREKGLDPENQLCTDDFAGHLAHNVNLSAKAILALASYARMAEMLGKQDVADDFFASARSMAKEWVRMAADGDHTRLAFDKPGTWSQKYNLVWDRLLGLDIFPASVARQELAFYRTVMQRYGVPLDSRRTYTKTDWELWTATMAEKREDLDAIVAAAYDSVNDTRSRVPFTDWYETTDAREAGFRARSVIGGIFIKMMSDDAVWKKWAGRDKAKVGKWAPLPTPPEVKEVVPTSERTPVMWRYTTAKPADDWASPAFDASGWTEGPGGFGSRGTPGAVAGTAWNTDDIWLRREFTMPEGRFRALKFSVYHDEDVEIYVNGVPAASEAGYVNAYTWLDISPAAAALLKPGAKITLAAHCHQTTGGQGIDVGLVDVLSGGD, from the coding sequence ATGCTGATTACCAAGCGACTTGCCGTCTGCGCCGCCCTCGCGGTTTCGATACCCGCGTGGGGGCAGACCGCCTTCCGCCCGCCTTCCGTGCCGCTCGTGGCGAACAACCCATTCCTCAGCATCTGGTCATCCGCCGATCGACTGACCGATGCCACCACCGTCCACTGGACCAACCGCGCGCAACCGCTCTCCAGCATCATTAAGGTTGACGGCAAATCATTCCGGTTGATGGGCGCAGACCCCGAGAACGTCGAGGCGATGCCCCAGGTCGGCCTGGAAGTGACGCCAACGCGCACTATCTACCGTTTCGCAACGGAACAGGTAGACGTGACGCTCACGTTCCTCACCGCTTCGCTCCCGGACGACCTCGAGGTGTTCGCGCGCCCGCTCACCTACCTTACGTGGAAGGTGCGCTCCATCGATGGGCAGTCCCACGCGGTCTCGCTCTTCGACAGCACCAGCACGCTGTTGGCTGTGAACACGCCTCGCGAAGCCGTGGGGATCGAGCGCGGGATGGCGGGTTCACTGTCCTGGCTCAGGGCTGGAACCGATTCCCAGCCGGTGCTGCGTTCGTCCGGCGACGATCACCGAATCGACTGGGGCTACGTCTACGTCGCCTCGGCCATCGGCCAGGGTGAAAAGGCCGTCGCCGGCGGCAGCCAGGCGATCATGTCGGACTTCACCGGCAGCCCCATCACGTTCAATGAAAACGGACGGCAGCCAACTGACCCCAACCAGACCGCACTGGCCTTCGCTTTCGATCTTGGCAAGGTGAGCGCCGAACCGGTCACGCGCCAGGTGATCCTGGCGTACGACGAGATCTATTCCATCCGCTACTTCGGGACGAAACTCCGGCCGTATTGGCGGCGCAATGGCGCGACCCCGGAGGGCCTGCTGCGAACCGCTTACAAGGAATTCCCCGGCATCGAGAAGCGGTGCGTGGAGTTCGACCGCGATATCACCGCGGATGCGGAACGTCTCGGCGGCGCGAAATACGCCCAGTTGTGCGCGCTGGCCTACCGCCAATCCCTCGCCGCGTGCGGAATCGCCGCGGACGCGAAGAAACAGCCGCTCTACTTCCCCAAGGAGAATTCCAGCAACGGCTGTATAGCCACCGTGGACGTCATCTACCCCGGTTCGCCGCTGCTCCTGCTCGTCAGCCCGTCACTGCTGAAAGCCCAGCTGACCCCCGTGCTGGACTACGCCGCGTCGCCCCGCTGGAAGTGGTCGTTTGCCCCGCACGATCTGGGGACCTACCCCATCGCGGGCGGCCAGGTCTATGGCGGCGGCGAACGCACCGAAGAGAATCAGATGCCGGTTGAGGAAAGCGGCGATATGCTCTTGATGATCGCCGGGCTGGCGAAGACGGACGGCAACGCCAGATACGCCGGCGCCTACTGGCCAACGCTCACCAAATGGGCGAACTACCTGCGCGAAAAAGGCCTGGATCCCGAAAACCAGCTCTGCACCGACGACTTCGCCGGTCACCTGGCGCACAACGTCAACCTGTCTGCCAAGGCAATCCTCGCGCTCGCTTCGTACGCCCGGATGGCGGAAATGCTGGGCAAGCAGGACGTCGCCGATGATTTCTTCGCAAGCGCGCGTTCCATGGCGAAGGAATGGGTCCGTATGGCCGCCGATGGAGACCATACGCGCCTCGCGTTCGACAAGCCCGGAACCTGGAGCCAGAAATACAACCTGGTGTGGGATCGCCTGCTCGGCCTGGACATCTTCCCGGCGTCCGTGGCGCGCCAGGAACTGGCCTTCTACAGGACCGTGATGCAGCGTTACGGCGTGCCGCTGGACAGCCGGAGGACGTACACCAAAACCGACTGGGAGCTCTGGACGGCAACGATGGCAGAGAAGCGCGAGGACCTCGACGCGATCGTCGCCGCCGCCTATGACTCCGTCAACGACACCCGCTCGCGAGTGCCGTTCACCGACTGGTACGAGACCACGGACGCGAGGGAGGCCGGCTTCCGCGCCCGCTCGGTCATCGGCGGTATCTTCATCAAGATGATGTCGGACGACGCCGTGTGGAAGAAGTGGGCCGGCCGCGACAAGGCGAAGGTCGGCAAGTGGGCTCCGCTGCCCACACCGCCGGAGGTGAAGGAAGTGGTCCCGACTTCCGAGCGGACGCCGGTCATGTGGCGCTACACGACGGCGAAGCCGGCCGACGATTGGGCTTCACCCGCGTTCGACGCCTCGGGCTGGACCGAAGGGCCCGGCGGATTCGGATCGCGCGGCACCCCCGGAGCGGTCGCCGGAACGGCATGGAACACCGATGACATCTGGCTTCGTCGGGAGTTCACGATGCCCGAGGGCAGGTTCCGCGCGCTGAAGTTCAGCGTCTACCACGACGAGGACGTCGAGATCTACGTGAACGGCGTTCCCGCCGCGTCCGAGGCCGGCTACGTGAACGCCTATACGTGGCTGGACATCTCTCCCGCCGCCGCGGCTCTTCTGAAGCCCGGCGCTAAGATCACGCTGGCGGCGCACTGCCACCAGACCACCGGCGGCCAGGGCATAGACGTCGGCCTCGTAGACGTCCTCAGCGGCGGCGACTGA
- a CDS encoding DUF4337 domain-containing protein: MDLDLGTDAGEAGGKGHARLNTLVAIAVALLATFMGICDVKDNNIVQAMQAAQAKSIDDWNWYQARKIREEVARATADELRAMAQASAPGQRPGYAAASARYTAIAAEQVSKEAETKAAADNDQKDYDALNFRDDQFDASSAAIALAIALLAMTALTHKRWLFALSMFPAAFGVLMGLAGILSWRLHPDLLARWLS; this comes from the coding sequence ATGGATCTGGATTTGGGGACCGACGCAGGCGAAGCCGGCGGCAAAGGGCACGCGCGACTGAACACCCTGGTCGCCATCGCGGTCGCGCTCCTGGCGACGTTCATGGGCATCTGCGACGTGAAGGACAACAACATCGTGCAGGCGATGCAGGCCGCGCAAGCGAAGAGCATTGACGATTGGAACTGGTATCAGGCGCGCAAGATCCGCGAGGAGGTGGCGCGGGCCACAGCCGATGAGCTGCGGGCGATGGCGCAAGCCTCGGCGCCGGGGCAGCGCCCGGGATACGCCGCCGCCTCGGCCCGATACACGGCAATCGCCGCGGAGCAGGTGTCCAAAGAGGCCGAAACGAAGGCCGCCGCCGACAACGATCAGAAGGATTATGACGCGCTGAACTTCCGCGACGATCAGTTTGACGCTTCGTCCGCGGCCATCGCATTGGCGATCGCCCTCCTCGCCATGACGGCGCTCACTCACAAGCGGTGGCTGTTCGCGCTGTCGATGTTTCCCGCCGCGTTCGGCGTGTTGATGGGCCTGGCCGGCATTCTCTCGTGGCGGCTCCATCCCGACCTGCTGGCCCGCTGGCTCTCCTGA
- a CDS encoding glycoside hydrolase family 130 protein, whose translation MYSRRSWRGLAILPLLLASTSASLAARPKPATQWGIGPFIKVDSANPVLSPGDSRFYCPLSGKVVAWEKDNVFNPAAVVRGGRVYVLYRAEDDSGNGIGMHTSRIGLANSVDGKVFKKLPRPVLYPDKDDQKNRDWPGGCEDPRVVETPDGGYLLLYTAWNRQTATLSAATSRDLVHWVKRGPVFAKAAAGRFASTWSKSASVVCRLVRDRLIAAKIDGKYWMYWGEGQIHAATSTNLMDWNPVINAPGDLAVVMDRRAGKWDSDLVECGPPAVITPAGIVLLFNGKNAARNGDTTLRAATYSAGQALFSQDDPAKLLDRRDGYFLTPEKPYETTGQYQGGTVFVEGLVHFRHRWYLYYGTADSHVAVACTRPDPE comes from the coding sequence TTGTACTCTAGACGCTCGTGGCGAGGCCTGGCGATCCTCCCTCTGCTCCTGGCTTCCACATCGGCATCCCTCGCCGCACGGCCAAAGCCCGCCACCCAATGGGGCATCGGCCCGTTCATCAAGGTAGATTCCGCCAACCCCGTGCTGTCTCCCGGCGACTCGCGCTTCTACTGCCCGCTCAGCGGAAAGGTCGTCGCCTGGGAGAAGGACAACGTGTTCAACCCGGCGGCGGTCGTTCGTGGCGGCCGCGTGTACGTGCTGTATCGCGCCGAGGACGATTCCGGCAACGGGATCGGCATGCATACGTCGCGCATCGGCCTGGCGAACAGCGTAGACGGCAAGGTTTTCAAGAAGCTACCGCGTCCCGTTCTTTACCCGGACAAGGACGACCAGAAAAACCGCGACTGGCCCGGCGGCTGCGAGGACCCGCGCGTCGTGGAAACCCCGGACGGCGGATACCTGCTGCTGTACACGGCGTGGAACCGCCAGACCGCCACCCTGTCCGCTGCGACCTCCCGCGACCTCGTTCACTGGGTGAAGCGCGGCCCCGTGTTCGCAAAGGCCGCGGCCGGGCGCTTCGCGTCAACCTGGAGCAAGTCCGCCTCCGTCGTCTGCCGCCTCGTGCGAGATCGCCTGATCGCCGCGAAAATCGACGGCAAATACTGGATGTACTGGGGTGAGGGACAGATCCACGCCGCGACTTCGACGAATCTGATGGACTGGAATCCCGTCATCAATGCGCCCGGCGACCTCGCCGTGGTGATGGACCGCCGCGCCGGCAAATGGGACAGCGACCTGGTGGAGTGTGGCCCGCCGGCCGTCATCACACCCGCCGGCATCGTCCTTCTCTTCAATGGCAAGAACGCGGCGCGCAACGGAGATACCACCCTGCGAGCCGCCACGTACTCCGCCGGCCAGGCTCTGTTTTCGCAGGATGACCCCGCGAAATTGCTCGATCGTCGCGACGGCTATTTCCTCACACCGGAGAAGCCATACGAAACGACCGGCCAATACCAGGGCGGGACCGTCTTCGTTGAGGGCCTCGTCCATTTCCGGCACAGGTGGTACCTGTACTACGGGACTGCGGACAGCCACGTAGCCGTTGCCTGTACTCGCCCCGATCCTGAGTGA